The following are from one region of the Oncorhynchus nerka isolate Pitt River linkage group LG8, Oner_Uvic_2.0, whole genome shotgun sequence genome:
- the LOC115133201 gene encoding apoptosis facilitator Bcl-2-like protein 14: MANSNANGSTNSNVNGSAKAGLPGDMDGMEDSVEFRLMMAYAQRRRPREVLCPLPQGTDTQPGGAQTLEGHADTFIKKEKKRKKKGMRMRLQSLLSCIRPHRDSTAVASGPPRTPSPPTGTQRTSFRSFGNSRDELGEVADRLTQIADGVTCSYGDLETDGEEDAIERLVGLLLRGAGDKLNEEVLKDASLSSELFGYSLYERTISTFLGRLGLTSDPGTQGSPTAQIAMTCEVTSRLSAVDSLPMSRVLGFGAKYLQDHFSSWAIQQGGYEEAFVNDEEEVD; encoded by the exons ATGGCAAACAGCAATGCCAATGGGAGTACCAACAGTAATGTGAATGGGAGTGCCAAAGCTGGGCTGCCAGGGGATATGGATGGCATGGAGGACAGTGTGGAGTTCAGGCTGATGATGGCGTATGCCCAGAGGAGGAGACCTAGGGAGGTGTTGTGCCCGCTACCTCAAGGCACAGACACCCAGCCGGGTGGTGCACAGACACTAGAGGGCCATGCAGACACATTTataaagaaggagaagaagaggaagaagaaggggaTGAGAATGAGGCTGCAGAGCTTGTTGAGCTGTATCCGAccccacagagacagtacagCTGTAGCATCAGGACCACCAagaacaccatcaccaccaacggGCACCCAGAGGACCTCCTTCAGATCCTTTGGCAACT CGAGAGATGAGCTGGGGGAGGTAGCTGACCGGTTGACTCAGATTGCTGACGGAGTGACCTGCAGTTATGGGGACCTGGAGACTGACGGAGAGGAAG ATGCTATAGAGAGGCTGGTGGGGCTTCTGCTGAGAGGAGCGGGAGACAAACTCAATGAGGAG GTCCTGAAGGACGCCTCTCTGTCCTCAGAGCTCTTTGGCTACAGCTTGTATGAGAGGACCATCTCCACCTTCCTCGGCAGACTTGGCCTGACCTCGGACCCCGGCACTCAGGGGTCACCCACGGCCCAAATCGCCATGACTTGTGAG GTGACGAGTCGCCTGTCAGCGGTGGACAGCCTCCCTATGAGCCGGGTGCTGGGATTTGGAGCGAAATACCTGCAGGATCACTTCTCTTCCTGGGCCATACAGCAGGGTGGATAT GAGGAAGCTTTTGTGAATGATGAGGAGGAAGTCGACTGA